From one Marispirochaeta sp. genomic stretch:
- a CDS encoding IS66 family transposase, whose translation MDVATLPPEVQEYIYSIEEKADKAVRAWENRYASLEEQYKLLLLQKFGRKSEKELLEERQQFLFDSEESTPPEQDTKDSTTVIKAYQRKKPGRKPIDESIPREEVIIDIPEEEKQCACGHTLTRIGEETSEKLHVIPPKMWVERIVRPKYGCKACEGSGDEENPAVRIADVRPAIIPKSIATPSLLSFIIVNKFIDHLPYYRQEKRFERIGIHISRQNMSNWQQAAFEKIEPLIERLKEHIHSGPVINMDETPVQVMGESEKKNTSKSYMWLARGGPPKKPAVLYSYRETRGSRHITDILNRFSGYLQTDGYEAYKTALAGNADIIHVGCMAHARRKFHEAAKASKKAGSAQEAINKIKKLYAIEGTLHGKELSPEQFVAERKALVEPVLEQFKEWLEKRSLQVPPSLLLGKAIRYTLNEWPKLVRYLDSPYLTPDNNVAERAIRPFVVGRKNWLFAGSPKGAESSCAMYSLIETAKQNSVNPNDYLIKVFELAPSARTTEDWKALLPWNIDP comes from the coding sequence ATGGATGTTGCAACACTTCCTCCGGAAGTACAGGAATACATTTACTCGATCGAAGAGAAAGCGGACAAAGCTGTTCGCGCGTGGGAAAACCGGTATGCCTCCCTTGAAGAGCAGTATAAACTACTCTTACTTCAGAAGTTCGGACGCAAAAGCGAAAAAGAACTCCTGGAGGAAAGGCAGCAGTTTCTATTCGACAGTGAGGAAAGTACCCCGCCGGAGCAGGATACCAAAGATTCAACCACGGTCATAAAAGCGTACCAACGTAAGAAACCCGGCAGAAAGCCGATTGATGAGAGTATTCCCCGTGAAGAAGTGATAATCGATATACCGGAAGAGGAGAAGCAGTGCGCCTGCGGCCATACGCTGACGAGAATCGGTGAGGAGACCTCGGAGAAGCTTCACGTAATTCCGCCGAAAATGTGGGTAGAACGGATTGTCCGTCCGAAATATGGCTGTAAAGCGTGCGAAGGGTCCGGTGATGAAGAGAATCCTGCTGTACGAATAGCCGATGTTCGGCCTGCTATTATTCCGAAGAGTATCGCTACTCCCAGCCTGCTTTCGTTCATCATCGTCAATAAGTTTATCGATCATCTCCCATATTACCGGCAGGAGAAGCGGTTCGAACGTATCGGCATCCACATAAGTCGGCAGAATATGAGTAACTGGCAGCAGGCGGCGTTTGAGAAGATTGAGCCGCTGATTGAACGGTTGAAGGAGCATATTCACAGTGGGCCTGTCATCAACATGGACGAAACTCCTGTCCAGGTGATGGGAGAAAGTGAGAAAAAGAACACATCAAAATCCTATATGTGGCTTGCCCGTGGCGGTCCGCCGAAGAAGCCTGCGGTCCTCTATTCATACCGGGAAACGAGGGGTTCCAGGCACATTACAGATATTCTTAACCGGTTCAGCGGTTATCTCCAGACCGATGGGTATGAAGCCTATAAGACAGCACTCGCTGGAAACGCTGACATCATTCATGTCGGATGTATGGCGCATGCAAGGCGGAAGTTTCATGAGGCCGCGAAGGCTTCCAAGAAGGCCGGAAGTGCCCAGGAAGCGATCAACAAAATTAAGAAGCTGTATGCAATAGAGGGAACCTTGCACGGCAAGGAATTGAGTCCCGAGCAGTTTGTCGCTGAGCGGAAGGCCCTGGTAGAACCGGTCCTGGAGCAGTTCAAAGAGTGGCTTGAGAAGCGCAGCCTGCAGGTGCCACCGTCTCTGCTTTTGGGGAAAGCGATTAGGTATACTCTGAATGAATGGCCGAAACTTGTTCGGTACCTCGATTCACCGTATCTGACCCCGGACAACAATGTTGCCGAGCGGGCTATACGGCCGTTTGTCGTCGGTCGGAAGAACTGGCTCTTTGCGGGAAGTCCCAAGGGGGCTGAAAGCTCCTGTGCCATGTATTCATTGATTGAAACGGCGAAACAGAACTCTGTGAATCCTAATGACTATTTGATTAAGGTTTTCGAACTGGCTCCATCGGCGCGGACAACGGAGGATTGGAAAGCGCTGCTCCCCTGGAACATCGATCCTTGA
- a CDS encoding sodium-translocating pyrophosphatase: protein MDWLLYLPLGAGILSLAYAFVKTAWVVKQDPGSKKVQEIGKAIRSGAMAFLRREYKILAVIVAAVAVLLVFSEAGWGKLVAVSFLVGAILSALAGLIGMNAATLANTRTAHGAEHGLVRALNIAFNGGSVMGLSVVGLAIIGLTGLLIIYSRIFGFDGETLNGLVLPIVNGYSLGASSVALFARVGGGIFTKAADVGADLVGKVEAGIPEDDPRNPATIADNVGDNVGDVAGLGSDLCESYIGSLIGAMVLGGSLREVNLVILPLMLAGVGIVASMIATLFVRTKEGGDPQRALNFGTIGASVMTLIAAYPLVIILAPAEYGGGYSSTGIYIAIISGLLGGVMIGLITEYYTADGKKPVADIARASSTGAATNIISGLGVGLMATGWPVIMLVLAIWFAFHFAGLYGIAIAAIGMLATTGIQLAVDAYGPIADNAGGLAEMAGMPHEVRERTDKLDAVGNTTAAIGKGFAIGSAALTALALFVAFKETAGITVIDVTEARVVIGVLVGGMLPYVFSSFIMGAVGRAAFTMIEEVRRQFREIKGVLDGTTKPDYVSCVDIATAAALKEMVVPGVGAVVIPVIVGYLGGAQMLGGLLVGVTVSGIMLALFMANAGGAWDNAKKHIEGGAYGGKGSDAHKAAVIGDTVGDPFKDTAGPAMDIIIKLMSVVSLVIASNIPH from the coding sequence ATGGACTGGCTTTTGTATCTGCCTCTTGGAGCTGGTATTCTTTCGCTGGCGTATGCATTTGTTAAAACCGCCTGGGTCGTAAAACAGGATCCGGGCAGCAAAAAAGTACAGGAGATCGGAAAAGCAATCCGATCCGGGGCTATGGCATTTTTGCGGCGGGAGTACAAAATCCTTGCTGTAATTGTAGCGGCGGTGGCTGTGCTGCTTGTCTTTTCAGAGGCAGGCTGGGGAAAACTGGTCGCGGTATCCTTCCTTGTGGGTGCGATACTCTCCGCCCTCGCGGGTCTTATTGGAATGAACGCAGCGACCCTGGCTAACACCCGAACCGCCCATGGCGCAGAACACGGCCTTGTGCGGGCGCTGAATATTGCCTTTAACGGCGGCAGCGTTATGGGGCTTTCGGTAGTCGGACTCGCTATTATCGGGCTGACCGGTTTGCTGATTATCTACAGCAGGATTTTTGGTTTCGACGGTGAGACCCTGAATGGACTTGTTCTGCCCATTGTGAACGGTTACTCCCTGGGAGCGAGTTCTGTTGCCCTGTTTGCCCGTGTCGGGGGCGGTATCTTTACCAAGGCCGCCGATGTAGGGGCAGACCTTGTAGGAAAGGTAGAAGCGGGAATCCCGGAAGACGATCCCCGTAACCCCGCTACAATTGCAGATAACGTGGGCGATAATGTGGGCGACGTTGCAGGGCTTGGATCGGACCTCTGTGAATCGTATATCGGTTCGCTTATCGGTGCCATGGTGCTTGGAGGCTCCCTGCGGGAGGTCAACCTTGTAATTCTGCCTCTTATGCTGGCCGGTGTCGGGATTGTCGCCTCCATGATCGCGACCCTGTTTGTGCGGACTAAAGAGGGGGGGGACCCTCAGCGTGCCCTTAATTTCGGAACAATTGGTGCTTCTGTTATGACCCTGATTGCCGCCTACCCGCTGGTGATTATCCTGGCTCCGGCAGAATACGGCGGCGGCTATAGTTCCACCGGTATATACATTGCGATTATCTCCGGACTTCTCGGCGGTGTGATGATCGGCCTGATTACTGAGTATTACACTGCGGATGGTAAAAAGCCGGTAGCCGATATAGCCCGGGCGTCCAGTACCGGGGCTGCCACGAACATTATCTCCGGCCTTGGTGTAGGTCTGATGGCAACCGGCTGGCCCGTAATCATGCTTGTCCTTGCTATCTGGTTTGCCTTTCACTTCGCAGGTCTGTACGGAATTGCGATTGCCGCCATCGGGATGCTGGCCACTACGGGTATTCAGCTGGCTGTGGATGCCTACGGTCCTATCGCCGATAACGCCGGCGGCCTGGCGGAGATGGCCGGCATGCCTCACGAAGTACGGGAACGGACGGACAAGCTTGATGCTGTGGGGAACACCACCGCTGCAATCGGTAAAGGATTCGCCATCGGCTCCGCTGCCCTTACGGCTCTGGCCCTTTTCGTTGCTTTTAAGGAAACCGCCGGAATAACGGTAATAGATGTTACCGAAGCGCGGGTTGTTATAGGAGTCCTGGTCGGCGGTATGCTTCCCTATGTTTTTTCATCCTTTATTATGGGTGCTGTCGGACGGGCGGCCTTTACCATGATCGAAGAGGTCCGGCGGCAGTTCCGGGAGATAAAAGGTGTTCTTGACGGCACTACAAAGCCTGATTACGTAAGTTGTGTAGATATTGCCACTGCCGCAGCCTTGAAAGAGATGGTCGTTCCCGGAGTAGGGGCGGTCGTTATTCCTGTCATTGTCGGTTATCTTGGCGGGGCTCAGATGCTCGGCGGGCTTCTGGTCGGTGTAACTGTCTCCGGTATTATGCTGGCCCTGTTTATGGCCAATGCGGGAGGTGCCTGGGACAACGCCAAGAAGCACATAGAAGGCGGAGCCTACGGAGGAAAGGGTTCTGACGCCCATAAGGCGGCGGTTATAGGTGATACTGTAGGGGATCCCTTTAAAGATACCGCAGGACCTGCGATGGATATAATCATCAAGCTGATGAGCGTTGTTTCTCTGGTAATTGCTTCAAACATTCCCCATTAG